CGCGTGGCGGCGGGACCGGGTTTGCTGCTGATTTATCAGGCGCTTGCCGAACGCGATGGCGTTAGCGTGGCGGACGATCTCGAGTCGGCCAGCATTACGCAGCGCGCGCATGATGGCGAGGCGATTGCGCTTGAAGCCGTGAACTGTTTCTGCGGCATTCTCGGCACGTTTGCCGGCAACATTGCGGTGACGTTGGGCGCGCTGGGCGGGATATTTATCGGCGGCGGGGTGGTGCTGAAGTTGGGCGAGTTGTTCACGAAGTCGCCGTTTCGCGAGCGGTTCGAAGCGAAGGGGCGGTTTCAACAGTATTTGTCGAGCGTGCCCACGTTCATCATCACGGCGGAATATCCGGCGTTTCTGGGGGTATCGGCCATTCTGTCGGAGCAGTTGTCGAACCGCGCGAATGGAGGGTCGTCCGCGGTGTTCGAGCGGATCCGCCAGATGCGCGATGCGTTGACGCCTGCCGAGCGGCGTGTGGCTGATCTTGCGTTGAACCATCCGCGTTCGATCATCAATGATCCGATCATCGATATTGCGCGCAAGGCCGACGTGAGCCAGCCTACCGTGATTCGCTTCTGCCGGTCGCTGGGTTGCCAGGGCTTGTCTGATTTCAAGCTGAAGCTGGCGACGGGCCTGACCGGTACGATTCCGGTGAGCCACAGCCAGGTGCATCTGGGCGACACTGCCACGGATTTTGGCGCGAAGGTGCTGGACAACACGGTGTCCGCAATCTTGCAACTGCGTGAGCATTTGAACTTCGATCATGTGGAACGCGCGATCGATATCCTCAACGGTGCGCGACGGATCGAGTTCTACGGGTTGGGCAATTCGAACATCGTGGCGCAGGACGCGCACTACAAGTTCTTCCGTTTCGGCATCCCGACCATTGCGTATGGCGACCTGTACATGCAGGCGGCGTCGGCGGCGTTGTTGGGCAAGGGCGATGTGATTGTGGCGGTATCGAAGTCGGGGCGTGCGCCGGAGTTGTTGCGCGTGCTTGAGATTGCGATGCAGCAGGGCGCGACGGTGGTTGCCATCACGTCTAGCAACACGCCGTTGGCCAAGCGCGCGACGGTGGCGTTGGAGACGGATCACATTGAGATTCGTGAATCACAGATGTCGATGATTTCGCGCATTTTGCATCTTGTGATGATCGACATTCTGGCGGTTGGTGTGGCGATCCGTCGTGCGGTGCCGAACGCGGGCGCTGACGTGAGTGAAGCGATGACGAAGGTGAGGGAAGCGGGTGATGACGAGACGGGTGCGGTTCTTGACTGGCTGAGCCACGGCGCGGCGGGCATAGCACGCGATTGAAGGTGCTTGCGATGTGACGCGCCAGATTGACCGCTGCAGTTAAAAGCCGCCGATGCGAGGTTCGCATCGGCGGCTTTTTTGCGTTGTGGGGGATCGCGGCGCCACGCGCGATGTGCCAGGTGCGATACGCCATGAGGGAAGCTGAGCGCCGTGCGGATCTGGGTGCAAACTAGCTTGCCCGAGAGCACTGGTGGCGAAGCGTGTTCGTGTCAGGATTCGCGAGAAGGAGGGGTTCAAACATCTGTGGCTCTGGCGAGCACCGTGCTTTTGGGGCACCTATGAATAGAAACTGCACGCTGTGGACACTTAGGGTAGGGTGGTTTGAAAGCGTTTTCTTTGCTTCGTTTCTTTGTCGCTTTGGACAAAGAAATGACGTGCCGCCACGCACAGTGGCTAATAGTGATAAAGAAATTAGCTAACCTAAATAGACCACCAACCTTGAAAGCAGCAACCCGGCATAGACTCAGACCGCTGGCCCAAGAACCTGGCGACTGGGCACTAAACTCCCCGACCGCTAAGCCCGATCGTTAGCGCCCAGGCAATTGCCTCAATACCCGCCAGTCGAAACCTGCCCAAAGGAGACCTGACGCCCGCCGAGCACGGCCACTAAAAACCTAAAATAATCGGCGTACCTAAGGAATAAACCGACGGCAGAAGCACCAAACAAAACCCGTCCACCGGTGCCAACGAACAAATAAAAAACGGTGCGATGCCCTTTCGGACACCGCACCGATACGCGCCTCTCGCAGCAGCGTGAAAACCTTATGACTCTCTCTCTGTCGTACTTGCTCCGGCTGATTCGTTCGGCTTAGAACGAGTGCTGGATGCCTGCG
This window of the Caballeronia sp. SBC1 genome carries:
- a CDS encoding bifunctional transcriptional regulator/glucokinase, producing MSTGVQSKAVTVTAGSQHADGPRLLADVGGTNARFALESAPGVIGEIRVYPGRDYPGIAEAMQQYLKDIKVSRVNHAAVAIANPVDGDHVSMTNHDWSFSIEATRRALGFDTLLVVNDFTALAMALPGLTDAQRVQVGGGSRRQNSVIGLLGPGTGLGVSGLIPADDRWIALGSEGGHASFAPSNEREDLVMRFARKKWPHVSFERVAAGPGLLLIYQALAERDGVSVADDLESASITQRAHDGEAIALEAVNCFCGILGTFAGNIAVTLGALGGIFIGGGVVLKLGELFTKSPFRERFEAKGRFQQYLSSVPTFIITAEYPAFLGVSAILSEQLSNRANGGSSAVFERIRQMRDALTPAERRVADLALNHPRSIINDPIIDIARKADVSQPTVIRFCRSLGCQGLSDFKLKLATGLTGTIPVSHSQVHLGDTATDFGAKVLDNTVSAILQLREHLNFDHVERAIDILNGARRIEFYGLGNSNIVAQDAHYKFFRFGIPTIAYGDLYMQAASAALLGKGDVIVAVSKSGRAPELLRVLEIAMQQGATVVAITSSNTPLAKRATVALETDHIEIRESQMSMISRILHLVMIDILAVGVAIRRAVPNAGADVSEAMTKVREAGDDETGAVLDWLSHGAAGIARD